In Bombus pyrosoma isolate SC7728 linkage group LG2, ASM1482585v1, whole genome shotgun sequence, a genomic segment contains:
- the LOC122577723 gene encoding PAX3- and PAX7-binding protein 1, which produces MLRTMSLFNKPKRNIRRRPFNDDDEDNENRMEVEDTQPVKSKTKKKDKPKQTLLSFGEELEEADDGEVFKVKKSSRSKKLMKQLDHERRKKKGEEKMQMDSEQPHMSVKVEKELEIKTDDLVVKIKNAGPLILNGRAALAAGKDDYTSDEEEDEPRSHKFRRNTDKADTMKILLESGCIPDAAMIHAARKCRQKARELGTDYIPIEEQSDDKGKSRLIREEDHDRSDDDDSQDRIDMTVNTEARDKEKRREAFLASQVPLKLSDDESEHENEEEEWEAQQIRKGVTGAQIAAAQQDSMIQQQYSMGMNVNSMMGSGISLEMVMMPAPPPPPVIQPPDPTKIVPITPQEVVNKMRARLDSLKEVHRRHQLDQDRLEQELGQTVKELDDAEIRAPQLAQRFRYYQELRGYVTDLVECLDEKLPLVIGLEQRWLNLYNERAIELMERRRQDTRDQAEEITTAARGQPIRRGPEVEARIRRATEREGRRARRRRARELAPTLPKHIDGMSSDDEVTEQQNLAFKQTKDEIDSDSKEIFSDVMDEYCTIRGILSKLESWRETDRDAYMEAYVSLCIPKIISPIIRLLLLTWNPIMESADIERTKWYNTLLLYALNNKETEESLKRDPDVRLVPFTIEKIVIPKLTSIVERIWDPMSTSQTLRLVGTVNRLIREYPNLNDTSKPLETLFNAILEKIKSAVENDVFIPIFPKQVLDTKHQFFQRQFAMAVKLLRNLLSWQGLLGDTQLKNLALGSLLNRYLLAGLRVSVPTDALFKANMVMSTLPRAWLQGETIEHLKMFATLIQQLSEQLDQANPAHNEAWEYSKSILKIIKPL; this is translated from the exons ATGTTAAGGACAATgtcattatttaataaaccgAAGAGAAACATCCGCCGTCGACCTTTCAACGACGATGAtgaagataatgaaaatagGATGGAAGTGGAGGACACCCAGCCTGTAAAAtcgaaaacaaagaagaaggATAAACCAAAGCAGACGCTCCTCAGTTTTGGAGAGGAGCTGGAAGAAG CGGATGATGGAGAAGTCTTTAAAGTGAAGAAATCATCTAGGAGcaaaaaattgatgaaacaGCTAGATcacgaaaggagaaaaaagaaaggtgaAGAGAAAATGCAAATGGACTCTGAGCAACCACACATGTCCGTTAAAGTggaaaaagaattagaaataaagACAGATGATCTAGTA gtgaaaataaaaaatgcaggACCTTTAATTCTGAATGGGCGAGCTGCATTGGCAGCTGGAAAGGATGATTATACATCTGATGAAGAGGAAGATGAACCACGTAGTcataaatttagaagaaatacaGATAAAGCTGACAcaatgaaaattcttcttgAAA GTGGTTGCATACCAGATGCTGCAATGATCCATGCAGCTAGGAAATGCAGACAAAAGGCAAGAGAGTTAGGAACTGATTATATTCCTATAGAAGAACAAAG cgATGATAAAGGTAAATCAAGACTTATTAGGGAAGAAGATCATGATAGAAGTGATGATGATGATTCACAAGACCGAATTGATATGACTGTTAACACTGAAGCGCGtgataaagagaaaaggagagaagcCTTTCTTGCTTCACAAGTACCATTAAAAC tTTCTGATGATGAAAGTGAacatgaaaatgaagaagaagaatgggAAGCTCAACAAATTAGGAAAGGAGTGACTGGTGCACAG attgcAGCAGCGCAACAAGACTCCATGATCCAACAACAATATTCAATGGGTATGAACGTAAATTCAATGATGGGAAGTGGAATATCTCTGGAAATGGTAATGATGCCAGCTCCACCACCTCCTCCAGTGATTCAACCCCCAGATCCTACAAAAATAGTACCAATCACTCCTCAAGAAGTTGTGAATAAAATGCGTGCAAG ATTGGACAGTTTAAAAGAAGTGCATAGACGTCATCAATTAGATCAGGATCGTTTAGAGCAAGAGTTAGGACAAACTGTGAAAGAACTGGATGATGCTGAAATTCGTGCACCGCAGCTTGCGCAGCGCTTCAGATATTACCAAGAGTTGCGTGGGTATGTCACTGACTTGGTAGAGTGTCTTGATGAGAAG TTGCCGCTGGTCATTGGATTGGAGCAGCGCTGGTTAAACCTTTATAATGAACGTGCAATAGAACTAATGGAAAGAAGACGACAAGATACAAGGGATCAAGCAGAAGAGATTACAACAGCTGCAA gAGGACAACCTATACGAAGAGGGCCAGAAGTTGAAGCTCGTATCCGTCGAGCTacagagagagaaggaagaagagctCGTCGAAGAAGAGCTAGAGAATTAGCTCCTACATTACCAAAACATATTGATGGAATGTCTAGCGATGATGAAGTTACTGAGCAGCAAAATCTCGCGTTTAAACAAACAAAAG atgaAATTGATAGTGAcagtaaagaaatattttctgacgTCATGGACGAATATTGCACAATAAGAGGAATACTTTCAAAATTGGAGTCTTGGAGAGAAACTGATAGAGATGCTTATATGGAAGCTTATGTATCTTTATGTATacctaaaattatttctccgaTTATTAGATTACTATTATTGACATGGAATCCTATTATG gAAAGTGCAGATATAGAGAGAACAAAATGGTATAatactttacttttatatgcattaaataataaagaaacagaagagtcACTTAAAAGAGATCCGGATGTCAGATTAGTACCATttacaatagaaaaaattgttataccTAAATTAACAt ctaTAGTTGAAAGAATATGGGATCCAATGTCTACATCACAAACGTTACGACTTGTAGGCACAGTAAATCGTCTTATTAGGGAATATCcaaatttaaatgatacaaGCAAGCCATTAGAGACATTATTTAATGCCATATTGGAGAAAATTAAATCAGCAGTTGAAAATGATGtttttataccaatttttccaaaaca agtCTTAGATACTAAacatcaattttttcaaaggCAGTTTGCAATGGCTGTGAaacttttaagaaatttattgagCTGGCAAGGTCTTCTTGGAGACacacaattaaaaaatttagcaCTTGGTTCATTATTAAATAGATATCTTTTAGCTGGTTTAAGAGTATCTGTTCCGACTGATGCATTATTTAAAGCAAATATG gTAATGAGTACACTCCCTCGTGCGTGGTTGCAGGGTGAAACGATAGAGCATCTCAAAATGTTTGCTACACTTATTCAGCAACTCAGTGAACAATTAGATCAAGCAAATCCAGCGCATAA CGAAGCCTGGGAATATTCGAAGTCCatcttaaaaataatcaaacctttgtaa
- the LOC122573603 gene encoding proteasome assembly chaperone 3-like: MKNHSCVVTHGHHTDIALKIYSNRILLIITHFKKFGSLIAISRGSSFNQYNNSIYSTKVLFGKDDVELVAAARYIAEQINVDKPLLISISLKDYEPDTLKPIVAAINDMKV; the protein is encoded by the exons atgaaaaatcattCTTGTGTAGTTACTCACGGTCATCATACCGATATTGCTTTGAAGATTTATAG tAACCGCATATTATTAATCATaacacattttaaaaaatttggatCACTGATAGCCATAAGCCGTGGATCTTCATTCAATCagtataataatagtatatattcTACCAA AGTATTGTTTGGGAAAGATGATGTTGAACTTGTGGCAGCTGCCCGATATATAGCAGAGCAAATTAATGTAGATAAAccattattaatttcaatatctttaaaGGATTATGAACCAGATACTTTAAAACCTATAGTTGCAGCTATAAATGATATGAAAGTGTGA
- the LOC122577732 gene encoding GPN-loop GTPase 2 isoform X1, producing MSLIFGQLVIGPPGSGKTTYCYAMTKFLEKLGRKVAVINIDPANENMQYTPTVDISELIKHEEVMSHYGLGPNGALVYCMEFLEANIKWLITKVLNLKDHYLIFDCPGQVELYTHHNSVSAIAEKLGQNLVRLCSVHLVDSHHCSDAGKYLSSLILCTTTMLKLGLPHVNVMTKFDEMKKFSHCLDFNIDFYTEVLDLNYLLDKLDEGPFTSKYKKLNAAFVSLIEDYSLVSFIPLDISNQTLLLQVKNAVDKANGYIFGGNEPQDVQTLLACAVGAMSETEKMSTIDAYF from the exons ATGAGTTTAATATTTGGTCAATTAGTTATTGGTCCACCTGGGAGTGGAAaaactacatattgttatgcTATGACCAAATTTTTGGAGAAGCTTGGAAGAAAAGTGGCTGTTATTAATATTG ATCctgcaaatgaaaatatgcAATATACACCAACAGTAGATATatctgaattaattaaacatgaGGAAGTAATGTCACACTATGGACTTGGTCCAAATGGAGCGCTGGTGTACTGTATGGAATTTTTAGAAGCTAATATAAAATGGTTAATTACAaaagttttaaatttgaaagatcATTATCTTATATTTGATTGCCCAGGGCAG GTTGAGTTATATACACATCACAATTCAGTTAGTGCAATTGCCGAAAAATTAGGACAAAATTTAGTAAGATTATGCAGTGTACACCTTGTTGATTCTCATCATTGCAGCGATGCtg gtaaatatttatcttctttaattctttgtaCAACAACTATGTTAAAATTAGGTTTACCTCATGTTAATGTAATGACCAAATttgatgaaatgaaaaaatttagtCACTGCCTAGATTttaatatagatttttatacagaAGTGTTGGATTTGAACTATTTGCTAGATAAATTGGATGAAGGCCCTTTTACATCAAA atacaaaaaattaaatgcaGCATTTGTATCACTTATAGAAGATTATAGTCTTGTTAGCTTTATACCATTAGATATTTCTAATCAAACATTGTTATTACAAGTAAAAAATGCAGTGGATAAGGCTAATGGTTATATTTTTGGCGGTAACGAACCTCAAGATGTTCAAACTTTACTTGCTTGTGCTGTAGGAGCAATGAGTGAAACTGAAAAAATGTCTACAATAGATgcttatttttaa
- the LOC122577732 gene encoding GPN-loop GTPase 2 isoform X2: MSLIFGQLVIGPPGSGKTTYCYAMTKFLEKLGRKVAVINIDPANENMQYTPTVDISELIKHEEVMSHYGLGPNGALVYCMEFLEANIKWLITKVLNLKDHYLIFDCPGQVELYTHHNSVSAIAEKLGQNLVRLCSVHLVDSHHCSDAEVLDLNYLLDKLDEGPFTSKYKKLNAAFVSLIEDYSLVSFIPLDISNQTLLLQVKNAVDKANGYIFGGNEPQDVQTLLACAVGAMSETEKMSTIDAYF, translated from the exons ATGAGTTTAATATTTGGTCAATTAGTTATTGGTCCACCTGGGAGTGGAAaaactacatattgttatgcTATGACCAAATTTTTGGAGAAGCTTGGAAGAAAAGTGGCTGTTATTAATATTG ATCctgcaaatgaaaatatgcAATATACACCAACAGTAGATATatctgaattaattaaacatgaGGAAGTAATGTCACACTATGGACTTGGTCCAAATGGAGCGCTGGTGTACTGTATGGAATTTTTAGAAGCTAATATAAAATGGTTAATTACAaaagttttaaatttgaaagatcATTATCTTATATTTGATTGCCCAGGGCAG GTTGAGTTATATACACATCACAATTCAGTTAGTGCAATTGCCGAAAAATTAGGACAAAATTTAGTAAGATTATGCAGTGTACACCTTGTTGATTCTCATCATTGCAGCGATGCtg aAGTGTTGGATTTGAACTATTTGCTAGATAAATTGGATGAAGGCCCTTTTACATCAAA atacaaaaaattaaatgcaGCATTTGTATCACTTATAGAAGATTATAGTCTTGTTAGCTTTATACCATTAGATATTTCTAATCAAACATTGTTATTACAAGTAAAAAATGCAGTGGATAAGGCTAATGGTTATATTTTTGGCGGTAACGAACCTCAAGATGTTCAAACTTTACTTGCTTGTGCTGTAGGAGCAATGAGTGAAACTGAAAAAATGTCTACAATAGATgcttatttttaa
- the LOC122577730 gene encoding trafficking protein particle complex subunit 13 isoform X2 — translation METKPKSEHLLELKVMRLTRPMLASPVVITCDSTDLPGNTLNNELKNDCTALQGMETLAVGQFMVLPQSFGNIYLGEIFSSYLCVHNGSNQIVKNVTVKADLQTSTQNISLCGNSGEMKDLAPDSTVDEVIHHEVKEIGTHILVCEVTYTPGNLGSTAQSFRKYFKFQVVKPLDVKTKFYNAESDEVYLEAQIQNLTAGPICLEKVSLESSHLFSVSTLNTNEKGESIYGLVNILDTDCSRQYLYCLKPQLSLLKDPKMMHNATNIGKLDIVWRSNLGERGRLQTSQLQRMAPEFGDIRVTMKNIPLTVYLEQSVNFNCHIINTSERSMDLMLSLESSSSIAWCGISNTVIGTLKPGVSIDIPLCLIPLRSGIITISGLKLTDTFLKRVYDYDDLAQIFVSQTD, via the exons ATGGAAACTAAACCAAAAAGTGAACATCTACTAGAATTGAAAG tAATGAGGTTAACACGACCTATGCTTGCAAGTCCAGTAGTTATTACTTGTGATTCAACAGATCTTCCTGGTAATACTTTAAATAATGAGCTTAAGAATGATTGTACTGCATTACAAGGAATGGAAACCCTTGCAGTAGGACAGTTTATGGTATTACCGCAAAGTTTCGG taacatttatttaggtgaaatattttcaagttatCTTTGTGTACATAATGGCAGCAATCAGATCGTAAAGAATGTTACTGTTAAA gCAGATTTACAAACAAGCACTCAGAATATATCTCTTTGTGGTAATAGTGgagaaatgaaagatttaGCACCTGACAGTACAGTTGATGAAGTCATACACCACGAAGTAAAAGAAATAGGCACACATAT ATTAGTATGTGAAGTAACTTATACCCCAGGAAATTTAGGTAGCACTGCACaatcatttagaaaatattttaaatttcaagtGGTAAAACCATTAGatgttaaaacaaaattttacaatgcAGAG TCAGATGAAGTATATCTGGAAGCACAAATACAGAATCTCACAGCTGGCCCAATTTGTTTAGAAAAGGTTTCGCTTGAATCATCTCATTTATTTAGTG tATCAACgttaaatacaaatgaaaaggGAGAATCTATTTATGGATTAGTTAATATATTAGATACTGATTGTAGTagacaatatttatattgtttaaaacCACAATTGAGTTTATTGAAAGATCCAAAAATGATGCATAATGCAACAAACATTGGAAAGTTAGATATTGTTTGGAGAAGTAATTTGGGGGAAAGAGGAAGATTACAGACAAGTCAATTACAAAGAATG GCACCTGAATTTGGTGATATACGAgttacaatgaaaaatattcctctCACAGTTTACCTTGAGCAATCAGTGAATTTTAATtgtcatataataaatacgtc TGAAAGAAGCATGGATTTAATGTTAAGTTTGGAATCAAGTAGCTCTATAGCATGGTGTGGAATATCTAATACAGTGATAGGAACATTGAAACCTGGTGTTTCAATAGATATTCCTTTATGTTTAATTCCCTTACGTAGTGGTATAATA aCAATTTCGGGATTAAAATTAACGGATACATTTTTGAAGAGGGTATATGATTATGATGACTTGGCACAAATATTTGTTAGCCAAACAGACTAG
- the LOC122577730 gene encoding trafficking protein particle complex subunit 13 isoform X1: METKPKSEHLLELKVMRLTRPMLASPVVITCDSTDLPGNTLNNELKNDCTALQGMETLAVGQFMVLPQSFGNIYLGEIFSSYLCVHNGSNQIVKNVTVKADLQTSTQNISLCGNSGEMKDLAPDSTVDEVIHHEVKEIGTHILVCEVTYTPGNLGSTAQSFRKYFKFQVVKPLDVKTKFYNAESDEVYLEAQIQNLTAGPICLEKVSLESSHLFSVSTLNTNEKGESIYGLVNILDTDCSRQYLYCLKPQLSLLKDPKMMHNATNIGKLDIVWRSNLGERGRLQTSQLQRMAPEFGDIRVTMKNIPLTVYLEQSVNFNCHIINTSERSMDLMLSLESSSSIAWCGISNTVIGTLKPGVSIDIPLCLIPLRSGIIGSTIHSTPRNMISQYHISNIAAKSGRFYLSYEDSNEKGT, translated from the exons ATGGAAACTAAACCAAAAAGTGAACATCTACTAGAATTGAAAG tAATGAGGTTAACACGACCTATGCTTGCAAGTCCAGTAGTTATTACTTGTGATTCAACAGATCTTCCTGGTAATACTTTAAATAATGAGCTTAAGAATGATTGTACTGCATTACAAGGAATGGAAACCCTTGCAGTAGGACAGTTTATGGTATTACCGCAAAGTTTCGG taacatttatttaggtgaaatattttcaagttatCTTTGTGTACATAATGGCAGCAATCAGATCGTAAAGAATGTTACTGTTAAA gCAGATTTACAAACAAGCACTCAGAATATATCTCTTTGTGGTAATAGTGgagaaatgaaagatttaGCACCTGACAGTACAGTTGATGAAGTCATACACCACGAAGTAAAAGAAATAGGCACACATAT ATTAGTATGTGAAGTAACTTATACCCCAGGAAATTTAGGTAGCACTGCACaatcatttagaaaatattttaaatttcaagtGGTAAAACCATTAGatgttaaaacaaaattttacaatgcAGAG TCAGATGAAGTATATCTGGAAGCACAAATACAGAATCTCACAGCTGGCCCAATTTGTTTAGAAAAGGTTTCGCTTGAATCATCTCATTTATTTAGTG tATCAACgttaaatacaaatgaaaaggGAGAATCTATTTATGGATTAGTTAATATATTAGATACTGATTGTAGTagacaatatttatattgtttaaaacCACAATTGAGTTTATTGAAAGATCCAAAAATGATGCATAATGCAACAAACATTGGAAAGTTAGATATTGTTTGGAGAAGTAATTTGGGGGAAAGAGGAAGATTACAGACAAGTCAATTACAAAGAATG GCACCTGAATTTGGTGATATACGAgttacaatgaaaaatattcctctCACAGTTTACCTTGAGCAATCAGTGAATTTTAATtgtcatataataaatacgtc TGAAAGAAGCATGGATTTAATGTTAAGTTTGGAATCAAGTAGCTCTATAGCATGGTGTGGAATATCTAATACAGTGATAGGAACATTGAAACCTGGTGTTTCAATAGATATTCCTTTATGTTTAATTCCCTTACGTAGTGGTATAATA GGGAGCACGATTCACAGTACACCACGAAATATGATATCACAATATCATATTTCGAACATTGCGGCGAAGAGTGGCAGGTTCTATTTGTCCTATGAAGATTCAAATGAAAAAGGtacgtaa
- the LOC122577730 gene encoding trafficking protein particle complex subunit 13 isoform X3 — protein METKPKSEHLLELKVMRLTRPMLASPVVITCDSTDLPGNTLNNELKNDCTALQGMETLAVGQFMVLPQSFGNIYLGEIFSSYLCVHNGSNQIVKNVTVKADLQTSTQNISLCGNSGEMKDLAPDSTVDEVIHHEVKEIGTHILVCEVTYTPGNLGSTAQSFRKYFKFQVVKPLDVKTKFYNAESDEVYLEAQIQNLTAGPICLEKVSLESSHLFSVSTLNTNEKGESIYGLVNILDTDCSRQYLYCLKPQLSLLKDPKMMHNATNIGKLDIVWRSNLGERGRLQTSQLQRMAPEFGDIRVTMKNIPLTVYLEQSVNFNCHIINTSERSMDLMLSLESSSSIAWCGISNTVIGTLKPGVSIDIPLCLIPLRSGIITSTFHHFHQ, from the exons ATGGAAACTAAACCAAAAAGTGAACATCTACTAGAATTGAAAG tAATGAGGTTAACACGACCTATGCTTGCAAGTCCAGTAGTTATTACTTGTGATTCAACAGATCTTCCTGGTAATACTTTAAATAATGAGCTTAAGAATGATTGTACTGCATTACAAGGAATGGAAACCCTTGCAGTAGGACAGTTTATGGTATTACCGCAAAGTTTCGG taacatttatttaggtgaaatattttcaagttatCTTTGTGTACATAATGGCAGCAATCAGATCGTAAAGAATGTTACTGTTAAA gCAGATTTACAAACAAGCACTCAGAATATATCTCTTTGTGGTAATAGTGgagaaatgaaagatttaGCACCTGACAGTACAGTTGATGAAGTCATACACCACGAAGTAAAAGAAATAGGCACACATAT ATTAGTATGTGAAGTAACTTATACCCCAGGAAATTTAGGTAGCACTGCACaatcatttagaaaatattttaaatttcaagtGGTAAAACCATTAGatgttaaaacaaaattttacaatgcAGAG TCAGATGAAGTATATCTGGAAGCACAAATACAGAATCTCACAGCTGGCCCAATTTGTTTAGAAAAGGTTTCGCTTGAATCATCTCATTTATTTAGTG tATCAACgttaaatacaaatgaaaaggGAGAATCTATTTATGGATTAGTTAATATATTAGATACTGATTGTAGTagacaatatttatattgtttaaaacCACAATTGAGTTTATTGAAAGATCCAAAAATGATGCATAATGCAACAAACATTGGAAAGTTAGATATTGTTTGGAGAAGTAATTTGGGGGAAAGAGGAAGATTACAGACAAGTCAATTACAAAGAATG GCACCTGAATTTGGTGATATACGAgttacaatgaaaaatattcctctCACAGTTTACCTTGAGCAATCAGTGAATTTTAATtgtcatataataaatacgtc TGAAAGAAGCATGGATTTAATGTTAAGTTTGGAATCAAGTAGCTCTATAGCATGGTGTGGAATATCTAATACAGTGATAGGAACATTGAAACCTGGTGTTTCAATAGATATTCCTTTATGTTTAATTCCCTTACGTAGTGGTATAATA ACTAGTACATTTCATCATTTCCATCAATAA
- the LOC122573608 gene encoding tectonic-1-like: MAELHIIGRISSAKDFTQTRLLCKWSFHAGSGWKVLDGCEEGQTQESCDLYTNKPVWDHPIDVHYTTQTLQNSPKLLLQIFHRDTHGRVLFGSYGVCNIPLSPGLHSIKCHTWKPIGNWKDRLRDKFLGITLQLKSPSVLVNSLDRFELLTESMGTVKIELHIIARNFEKYGCHHIETKVNMFTTKFMLMVLYFILNESIYAKKLEEIFTCMNETECDELIEKDILEETSSITAENIYNTTNNIISSSMYPTQTPKIQIIPTTEIPHKIQFNNEFRNQSVYKMHSDICECDLTISSCDINCCCDKDCNSFHFTVFSYCESHQPELFDKRYCYNRNFIQRNNTPFILEKLANNLFCILYDNLPPTYDINNKLDVKTEKDLRKAINSNRPTWKWEDQLHVPGYNTFSHYQDDGIMWIVHNNYIQPFEILQSGFTSLCSFKKTLKYLHGWKDQCLQTELINTNKFLFPMAFNNFTVIVSPHLLNETYIQVLDQVCPQNICLSLTSYYCKHYWKTCSNNTVLGSCSNGKCYNIVTGVKYLIVHNGSMGINNVDVYFNIGNVSRHFYQQFEVTYEWAELDKEKSFFLSGNPGYIIGRPLIIGTLKINKTNKVETRYINFNKTSSFLTLPMATKAGECNKIDRYTLTFGEDIKLKCSVFIHTNNFSTMSCIKLQNLTMHFLMKDSLFNITQTDQYNIYVAKTGNFSSNDITDWTQILLDRIPQNTTVAQVVNGRLYCSGLITSVHLNILYSALKKSETLNNYIIVGIGIKFSAESNMSWSKCLYENCSDILKTDIISYVTFHDISKPSKYYFAGGPNLDITLPYDFFYPFLSSSTCIKSSIFLISIISTVALHNLFY; this comes from the exons ATGGCTGAATTGCATATAATTGGTCGAATTTCGTCCGCAAAAGATTTCACACAAACACGACTTTTATGCAAGTGGAGTTTTCACGCTG gTAGTGGATGGAAAGTTTTAGATGGTTGTGAAGAGGGACAAACTCAAGAAAGTTGTGATCTATATACAAATAAGCCAGTTTGGGACCATCCCATAGATGTACACTATACAACACAAACTCTTCAAAATTCACCAAAacttttgttacaaatatttcatagagATACACATGGAAGAGTATTATTTGGGTCGTATGGTGTTTGTAATATCCCTTTATCTCCTGGATTGCATTCAATAAAGTGTCATACGTGGAAACCAATTG GTAATTGGAAAGATAGACTAAGAGATAAGTTTTTGGGGATAACTTTACAATTAAAATCACCAAGCGTTTTAGTTAATTCCTTGGATAGATTTGAGTTACTTACAGAAAGTATGGGTACAGTCAAAATTGAATTGCATATAATTGcacgaaattttgaaaaatatggatGTCAT CACATAGAAACAAAAGTCAACATGTTTAcaacaaaatttatgttaatggttttatactttatattaaatgaatcAATATATGCAAAGAAacttgaagaaatatttacatgtatgAATGAAACAGAATGTGATGAACTAATAGAAAAGGACATTTTAGAAGAAACTTCAAGCATTACtgctgaaaatatttataacacaaCTAATAACATTATCAGTAGTTCTATGTATCCAACGCAAACtccaaaaattcaaataataccAACAACAGAGATTCCTCATAAAATACAGTTCAATAATGAATTCAGAAACCAAAGTGTATATAAAATGCATTCTGATATATGTGAATGTGATTTAACa atatcATCTTGTGACATTAATTGCTGTTGTGACAAAGATTGTAACAGTTTCCATTTTACTGTGTTTTCGTACTGTGAAAGTCATCAACcagaattatttgataaacgttattgttataatagaaattttatacaacgaAATAATACTCCATTTATACTTGAAAAATTGGCAAACAAtctcttttgtattttatatgataatctTCCACCTACTTatgatattaacaataaattg gaTGTAAAAACCGAAAAAGATTTAAGGAAagcaataaattcaaatagacCGACGTGGAAATGGGAAGACCAATTACATGTACCTGGATATAATACTTTTAGTCATTATCAAGATGATGGTATTATGTGGATagtacataataattatattcaacCTTTTG aaatactACAATCTGGATTTACTTCATTGTgttcttttaagaaaactttaaaatatcttcatgGTTGGAAAGATCAGTGTTTGCAAACTGAATTAATTAACACAAATAAGTTTTTATTTCCTATggcatttaataattttacagttATAGTATCTCctcatttattaaatgaaacatatATTCAAGTATTGGATCAG GTTTGCCCccaaaatatatgtttatctTTAACTAGTTATTATTGTAAACATTATTGGAAAACTTGTAGCAATAATACTGTATTAGGATCATGTTCCAATGGAAAGTGTTATAACATTGTAACAGGTGTAAAGTACTTGATTGTTCACAATGGATCTATGGGAATTAATAATGTTGacgtatattttaacataGGTAATGTTTCTCGACATTTTTATCAACAATTTGAAGTAACTTATGAATGGGCAGAATTggataaagagaaaagtttctttctgaGTGGTAATCCTGGTTATATTATTGGAAGACCGTTAATTATTGGCaccttaaaaataaataagactAATAAGGTGGAAACTAGATacatcaattttaataaaactagTAGTTTTTTGACATTACCTATGGCTACAAAAGCTGgtgaatgtaataaaatcgaTAGGTATACTCTTACCTTTGGAGAAGATATTAAGCTAAAGTGCTCTGTATTTATACACACTAATAATTTTAGTACAATGTCCTgtataaagttacaaaatcttactatgcattttttaatgaaagattctctatttaatattacacaaaCAGACCAGTACAATATTTATGTTGCAAAGACAGGCAATTTTTCTAGCAATGATATCACTGATTGGACACAAATTTTACTGGATAGGATACCACAAAATACTACAGTCGCACAGGTTGTTAATGGTCGTTTATATTGTTCAGGACTAATAACATCTGtacatttaaacattttatattctgcTTTAAAAAAATCCGAAACATTAAACAATTACATTATAGTAGGGATtggtattaaattttctgcAGAATCCAATATGTCTTGGTCTAAATGTTTATATGAAAACTGTTCAGATATACTTAAAACAGACATTATTAGTTATGTTACATTTCATGATATATCGAAACCATCAAAGTATTACTTTGCAGGAGGACCTAACTTAGATATTACTTTGCCATATGATTTTTTTTACCCTTTTTTGAGTAGTTCAACCTGTATTAAGTCAAGTATCTTTTTAATCAGTATAATATCAACTGTAGCTTTgcacaatttattttattga